TTGGTCATCTCCTCTGTTTTGCAAATCCGTACCGCAGCATCTCCAAATGTACCCTTATACATTACTTTATTCTTTTCGAATATCTCTTCTACCTTGCAGAAATAATCCGACCAATATCCTGAATGCCTTCTTGAAGGTACAGATATCTCAGTTTCATCCGGCAATACTGTATAAAGTTGCTCATGGCTATCTGTAATTCTGCCCGGTATATCAGCCCATTCCTCTACCCCGTGCATAAATGTATTTCTTGTAAGATCCACCCCTATAAGCATTATAGTAGCCTTCCTGTCTAAAAGCTTACCCCAGCAAGATCCCCTAGCACAGGGAGTATCAAATTTTTCATCTCCCGCCACAAATTCCTTAGCATCCGCCCCCAAAGCCGCTACAGAGTGAGTTGGATGTAATGAACGGACCACTCCTGGGCGTTTCCTGAAAAGTTCCGTAAGTATACCTACACATGAAGGGGATTTATCCACGTAGAATCTAGGATTATCGGCATTTATATATGACCAGGTATGGGT
This Xylanivirga thermophila DNA region includes the following protein-coding sequences:
- a CDS encoding AAC(3) family N-acetyltransferase gives rise to the protein MYTKQDLLNDLNDLNIDKTGTLLVHSSMKSIGEVEGGADTVLDALSQYMDGGLLVLPTHTWSYINADNPRFYVDKSPSCVGILTELFRKRPGVVRSLHPTHSVAALGADAKEFVAGDEKFDTPCARGSCWGKLLDRKATIMLIGVDLTRNTFMHGVEEWADIPGRITDSHEQLYTVLPDETEISVPSRRHSGYWSDYFCKVEEIFEKNKVMYKGTFGDAAVRICKTEEMTNLLFEMLKVKPDLFSDNTPIDTELYNMFVEH